A window from Gossypium raimondii isolate GPD5lz chromosome 7, ASM2569854v1, whole genome shotgun sequence encodes these proteins:
- the LOC105770054 gene encoding putative pentatricopeptide repeat-containing protein At2g01510 isoform X1: MPIAANLLLKIIYFYHPSNRRKKFPQGRWHRRKLFFGTVIKVELIYSPISTTQVEVNYCAEPLPISALRLTLLMKPYRPAFALKNFSSLAPSKPPISVQNVETFIDARSIKTGFDPNTCRSNFMVENLLRKGYLSTARQVFDQMPSRNTVSTNMMISGYVKSGDLLKARHMFDTMLDRTAVTWTIIVGGYVQKSQFHEAFKLFAEMRRHDTQPDPVTFATLLSGCNDAEADNELVQVHGLVLKLGYHSSIIICNSLVDSYCKTDHLDFASRVFEDMPERDSVSFNALINGFAKDGLTEDAITLFLQMQNLGFKPSDFTFAGVLSAAIRLNDLAFGQQIHGFLVKTGFVGNVFVGNALLDFYSKYDCLVEAGKLFDEMPDLDGISYNVIITCYAWSGQHEEAISLFRELQFTGFKRRQFPFATMLSIAANVLDLQMGQQIHTLAIVTTADSELVVGNSLVDMYAKCGRFEEAEKIFRSLAKRSTVPWTAIISGYVQRGFHEEGLNLFNEMHKAGVRADQATFASILKASANLASLSLGKQIHSFVIRSGYMSNVFSGSALLDMYAKCGSIKDSIQLFQDMSERNIVSWNALISAHAQNGDAKTTLDSFEKMVQSGFQPDSVSFLSVLSACSHCGLVQEGLRYFRTMTRIHNLVPKKEHYASMVDMLCRSGQFNEAEKLMDEMPFDPDEIMWSSVLNSCRIHKNQELARKAADQLFSMEVLRDAAAYVSMSNIYAAAGQWDNVGKVKKAMRERGIRKVPAYSWVEIRHKLHVFSANDMLHPQMEEIWKKIEMLSKQMEKEGYKPDTSCALHDVDENIKIESLKYHSERLAIAFALISTPEGSPILVIKNLRACTDCHAAIKVISKIIRREITVRDSSRFHHFKDGICSCGDYW, translated from the coding sequence ATGCCAATCGCTGCAAATTTacttctaaaaataatttatttctatcaCCCAAGTAATCGCCGCAAGAAATTTCCTCAAGGTCGTTGGCACCGACGTAAACTATTCTTTGGAACGGTAATAAAAGTTGAATTGATTTACTCTCCCATCTCTACGACACAAGTGGAGGTCAATTACTGTGCTGAACCTCTGCCCATTTCGGCGCTTAGGTTGACACTCCTGATGAAACCATACAGACCAGCCTTTGCACTTAAAAACTTCTCTTCACTTGCACCCTCTAAACCTCCCATCTCCGTCCAAAATGTCGAAACTTTCATCGACGCCCGAAGCATCAAAACGGGTTTTGATCCAAACACATGCCGTTCCAACTTCATGGTTGAGAACCTCCTCAGAAAGGGCTATCTCTCGACAGCTCGTCAAGTGTTTGACCAAATGCCTAGCAGGAACACTGTCTCTACAAACATGATGATTTCGGGTTATGTCAAATCAGGAGATCTTTTGAAAGCTAGACACATGTTTGATACCATGCTTGATCGAACTGCAGTTACATGGACCATCATCGTTGGTGGGTACGTGCAGAAGAGTCAGTTCCATGAAGCATTTAAGCTTTTCGCTGAGATGCGAAGACATGATACACAGCCTGATCCTGTGACTTTTGCTACTCTTTTATCAGGTTGCAATGACGCTGAGGCTGACAACGAATTGGTTCAAGTTCATGGTCTTGTTCTTAAGTTGGGTTACCATTCTAGTATCATAATCTGCAATTCTCTGGTTGATTCTTATTGCAAAACTGATCACCTTGATTTTGCTTCACGGGTTTTTGAGGACATGCCTGAAAGAGATTCTGTTTCCTTTAATGCATTGATCAATGGGTTCGCAAAAGATGGTCTAACTGAGGACGCAATAACCCTCTTCCTGCAGATGCAAAATTTAGGTTTCAAGCCTTCTGATTTCACTTTTGCTGGAGTTTTAAGTGCTGCTATTAGATTAAATGACTTGGCCTTTGGGCAACAAATTCATGGGTTTTTGGTGAAGACTGGATTCGTTGGGAATGTCTTTGTGGGGAATGCATTGCTTGATTTCTACTCCAAGTACGATTGTTTAGTGGAAGCCGGGAAGCTATTTGATGAGATGCCAGACTTGGATGGCATTTCCTACAATGTAATCATCACATGCTATGCGTGGTCTGGGCAACATGAAGAAGCTATTAGCCTTTTCCGTGAATTGCAGTTTACAGGCTTTAAACGGAGGCAATTCCCATTTGCAACCATGTTGAGTATAGCAGCAAATGTACTAGACCTGCAAATGGGGCAGCAAATCCATACCCTGGCTATTGTGACTACAGCTGATTCAGAACTTGTGGTTGGGAATTCTTTAGTTGACATGTATGCAAAATGTGGCAGATTTGAAGAAGCTGAAAAGATATTCAGGAGTCTGGCCAAGAGGAGCACAGTTCCATGGACAGCCATTATCTCGGGTTATGTTCAGAGAGGATTCCATGAGGAAGGCCTGAATCTGTTCAATGAGATGCACAAAGCTGGTGTAAGAGCAGATCAGGCCACATTTGCTAGCATCTTAAAAGCATCTGCAAATTTGGCTTCACTATCACTGGGGAAACAAATCCACTCATTTGTAATCAGATCAGGTTATATGTCAAATGTTTTTTCAGGAAGTGCACTTCTGGATATGTATGCAAAATGCGGTTCCATAAAAGATTCCATTCAACTTTTTCAGGACATGTCTGAAAGGAATATAGTCTCTTGGAATGCCTTGATCTCAGCCCATGCTCAAAATGGTGATGCTAAAACCACCCTTGACTCATTTGAAAAGATGGTTCAGTCAGGTTTCCAGCCAGATTCTGTCAGTTTCCTCAGTGTTTTATCTGCTTGCAGTCACTGTGGACTTGTTCAAGAAGGGTTGAGGTATTTCAGAACCATGACCAGAATACACAATCTTGTTCCTAAAAAAGAACACTATGCATCTATGGTTGATATGTTATGCCGGAGTGGACAGTTTAACGAGGCAGAGAAGTTGATGGATGAAATGCCATTCGATCCTGATGAGATTATGTGGTCATCAGTTCTAAATTCTTGTAGGATCCATAAGAACCAAGAATTGGCTAGGAAAGCAGCAGACCAGCTATTCAGTATGGAGGTGCTTAGAGATGCTGCTGCTTATGTCAGCATGTCTAATATCTATGCGGCCGCAGGCCAGTGGGACAATGTTGGGAAGGTAAAGAAGGCAATGAGGGAGCGTGGAATTAGAAAGGTTCCTGCTTATAGCTGGGTTGAAATAAGACACAAGCTTCATGTGTTCTCAGCAAATGACATGTTACATCCTCAAATGGAGGAAATCTGGAAAAAGATAGAGATGTTGTCAAAACAGATGGAGAAGGAAGGTTACAAGCCTGATACAAGTTGTGCCCTTCATGATGTAGATGAGAACATCAAAATTGAGTCTCTTAAGTACCATAGTGAGCGGTTAGCAATTGCATTTGCGCTGATAAGTACACCTGAAGGATCACCAATACTGGTAATAAAGAACTTACGGGCATGTACAGACTGCCATGCTGCAATCAAGGTAATCTCAAAGATCATTAGAAGGGAAATTACGGTGAGGGATTCAAGCAGGTTCCATCATTTTAAGGATGGCATCTGCTCTTGTGGGGATTATTGGTAG
- the LOC105765760 gene encoding uncharacterized protein LOC105765760 has protein sequence MDSMESPWFEVEQNTLGGDFGVEASDSDDSSYKAYESGTSYSDSFESDGDRVDEPEVELVGEMIQKELDHLLGLSFWSLEDDFDSNSDDDLNNDLDYDKYGDKRYPLFNPQTDMKNPILINSLVFPSRDILKDAIKQYGRINRVETKLTRNDKLRVKAVCVPSCPWTLWASKLNPKDPMDGSWQIKTLVNHHKCGKVMKNKNITSKWMARHYLHKFQVDPNYSLTSLQNDIRVDFGTIVSRTKCMRAKIRALELVQGNHKAQYVNIYDYLLELRRSNPGTTTICKLDYRLFQRLYICLEACKSGWLTGCRRIIGLDGCWLKGYYGGHLLAAVGVDANDCIYPVAFAAVESENKQSWFWFLELLWRDLEIDKSYNICFMSDKQKSLIEAISLLYPNAEARNCARHLYNNFKNMEGFRGQVMRLTYWKAAKATFPRQFEEAMSEMRSLSEPVKAWLRDKDPRTWSRAHFSTRCKSDLLLNNNNECFNKIILEARHKPILTMLEIIRRKVMTRLVSMREAAEKYPGPLCPRIQKKLSEIVSQSNNIWPIYAGNEKYKVDCGLGNKHVVDLLNSSCSCRKWDLSGIPCKLAVSCMQLLAVSPETYVNTCYTVTTQLNIYSHLINPVKGPMKWEHVREMEPILPPIIRRPPGRPKQIRRKEIDEVRKSGPKLSKTGQQANCTKCGKPGHNTRTCKGIVGGNQMASQQSSNLTANFRAKLPVKRKSIL, from the exons ATGGATTCAATGGAGAGTCCAT ggtttgaagTTGAACAAAATACTTTAGGGGGAGATTTTGGAGTAGAAGCGTCTGACTCAGATGATAGTTCATATAAAGCTTATGAGTCAGGTACTTCTTATTCTGATTCTTTTGAGTCTGATGGTGATAGGGTAGATGAACCAGAGGTTGAACTAGTAGGTGAAATGATACAGAAGGAGTTAGACCACTTACTGGGTTTAAGTTTTTGGAGTTTAGAAGATGATTTTGATAGTAACAGTGATGATGATTTGAATAATGACCTGGATTATGATAAATATGGGGATAAAAGGTACCCTCTATTCAATCCTCAAACTGATATGAAGAACCCTATATTGATAAATAGTTTGGTTTTCCCTAGTAGAGACATTTTAAAAGATGCAATTAAACAGTATGGGAGGATTAATAGGGTAGAAACCAAACTAACTAGGAATGACAAGCTTAGGGTGAAAGCAGTCTGTGTACCTAGTTGTCCATGGACATTATGGGCATCCAAGTTAAATCCTAAGGATCCAATGGATGGGAGTTGGCAAATTAAGACCTTAGTCAACCACCATAAGTGTGGCAAGgtaatgaaaaataagaatattactTCAAAGTGGATGGCTAGACATTATTTACACAAATTTCAAGTTGATCCTAATTATTCCTTAACATCCTTACAAAATGATATTAGGGTGGATTTTGGAACAATAGTGTCTCGGACTAAATGTATGAGGGCTAAGATTAGGGCTCTGGAACTAGTTCAAGGGAATCACAAAGCCCAATATGtcaatatatatgattatttactTGAGTTAAGGAGAAGCAACCCTGGTACAACAACCATCTGTAAATTAGACTATAGGCTATTTCAGAGGCTTTATATATGCCTTGAAGCATGCAAATCAGGTTGGTTAACTGGTTGTAGGAGAATTATAGGGTTAGATGGGTGTTGGCTGAAGGGATATTATGGTGGACATTTGCTTGCTGCTGTCGGGGTTGATGCCAATGATTGTATATATCCAGTGGCTTTTGCTGCAGTTGAGAGTGAAAACAAACAATCATGGTTTTGGTTCCTCGAGTTGTTATGGAGGGATTTGGAGATCGACAAATCCTACAATATATGCTTTATGTCTGACAAACAAAAG AGTTTAATAGAAGCGATTTCTTTGTTGTACCCTAATGCTGAAGCAAGAAATTGTGCCAGACATctttacaataattttaaaaatatggaaGGATTTAGAGGCCAAGTTATGCGTCTTACTTACTGGAAAGCTGCTAAAGCAACTTTTCCAAGACAATTTGAAGAAGCAATGTCTGAAATGAGGTCACTGTCAGAACCTGTTAAGGCTTGGCTGCGTGACAAGGATCCAAGAACTTGGTCAAGAGCCCACTTCTCAACTAGATGCAAATCTGATCTATTACTGAACAACAACAATGAATGTTTCAACaag ATCATTTTAGAAGCTAGACATAAACCCATCCTAACGATGTTGGAAATAATTAGAAGAAAAGTCATGACTAGGTTGGTTTCTATGAGAGAGGCTGCTGAGAAGTATCCTGGACCTTTATGTCCAAGGATACAGAAGAAGTTGTCTGAAATTGTTAGTCAGTCCAATAA tatatGGCCGATATATGCTGGAAATGAGAAGTATAAGGTAGACTGTGGATTAGGCAACAAGCATGTGGTTGACCTCCTCAACTCCTCCTGTTCATGCAGAAAATGGGACTTGTCAGGAATTCCATGTAAGCTTGCTGTTTCTTGCATGCAATTACTTGCTGTGAGCCCTGAAACATATGTAAATACATGTTATACTGTCACTACCCAGTTGAATATTTACAGCCACTTGATTAACCCTGTAAAAG GTCCTATGAAATGGGAACATGTAAGGGAGATGGAACCCATTCTTCCACCTATAATTAGAAGGCCCCCAGGAAGACCCAAACAAATAAGGAGGAAGGAAATAGATGAAGTACGAAAGAGTGGACCAAAATTAAGCAAGACAGGGCAGCAAGCTAATTGCACCAAATGTGGCAAACCAGGCCATAATACAAGGACTTGCAAAGGGATTGTTGGGGGTAACCAAATGGCAAGCCAACAAAGCTCAAACCTGACAGCAAATTTTAGGGCTAAATTACCTGTCAAAAGGAAATCTATTTTGTGA
- the LOC105770054 gene encoding putative pentatricopeptide repeat-containing protein At2g01510 isoform X2, with the protein MPIAANLLLKIIYFYHPSNRRKKFPQGRWHRRKLFFGTVIKVELIYSPISTTQVEVNYCAEPLPISALRLTLLMKPYRPAFALKNFSSLAPSKPPISVQNVETFIDARSIKTGFDPNTCRSNFMVENLLRKGYLSTARQVFDQMPSRNTVSTNMMISGYVKSGDLLKARHMFDTMLDRTAVTWTIIVGGYVQKSQFHEAFKLFAEMRRHDTQPDPVTFATLLSGCNDAEADNELVQVHGLVLKLGYHSSIIICNSLVDSYCKTDHLDFASRVFEDMPERDSVSFNALINGFAKDGLTEDAITLFLQMQNLGFKPSDFTFAGVLSAAIRLNDLAFGQQIHGFLVKTGFVGNVFVGNALLDFYSKYDCLVEAGKLFDEMPDLDGISYNVIITCYAWSGQHEEAISLFRELQFTGFKRRQFPFATMLSIAANVLDLQMGQQIHTLAIVTTADSELVVGNSLVDMYAKCGRFEEAEKIFRSLAKRSTVPWTAIISGYVQRGFHEEGLNLFNEMHKAGVRADQATFASILKASANLASLSLGKQIHSFVIRSGYMSNVFSGSALLDMYAKCGSIKDSIQLFQDMSERNIVSWNALISAHAQNGDAKTTLDSFEKMVQSGFQPDSVSFLSVLSACSHCGLVQEGLRYFRTMTRIHNLVPKKEHYASMVDMLCRSGQFNEAEKLMDEMPFDPDEIMWSSVLNSCRIHKNQELARKAADQLFSMEVLRDAAAYVSMSNIYAAAGQWDNVGKVKKAMRERGIRKVPAYSWVEIRHKLHVFSANDMLHPQMEEIWKKIEMLSKQMEKEGYKPDTSCALHDVDENIKIESLKYHSERLAIAFALISTPEGSPILVIKNLRACTDCHAAIKKPEVERQPAWCALALASRDFESVHGSGNRM; encoded by the exons ATGCCAATCGCTGCAAATTTacttctaaaaataatttatttctatcaCCCAAGTAATCGCCGCAAGAAATTTCCTCAAGGTCGTTGGCACCGACGTAAACTATTCTTTGGAACGGTAATAAAAGTTGAATTGATTTACTCTCCCATCTCTACGACACAAGTGGAGGTCAATTACTGTGCTGAACCTCTGCCCATTTCGGCGCTTAGGTTGACACTCCTGATGAAACCATACAGACCAGCCTTTGCACTTAAAAACTTCTCTTCACTTGCACCCTCTAAACCTCCCATCTCCGTCCAAAATGTCGAAACTTTCATCGACGCCCGAAGCATCAAAACGGGTTTTGATCCAAACACATGCCGTTCCAACTTCATGGTTGAGAACCTCCTCAGAAAGGGCTATCTCTCGACAGCTCGTCAAGTGTTTGACCAAATGCCTAGCAGGAACACTGTCTCTACAAACATGATGATTTCGGGTTATGTCAAATCAGGAGATCTTTTGAAAGCTAGACACATGTTTGATACCATGCTTGATCGAACTGCAGTTACATGGACCATCATCGTTGGTGGGTACGTGCAGAAGAGTCAGTTCCATGAAGCATTTAAGCTTTTCGCTGAGATGCGAAGACATGATACACAGCCTGATCCTGTGACTTTTGCTACTCTTTTATCAGGTTGCAATGACGCTGAGGCTGACAACGAATTGGTTCAAGTTCATGGTCTTGTTCTTAAGTTGGGTTACCATTCTAGTATCATAATCTGCAATTCTCTGGTTGATTCTTATTGCAAAACTGATCACCTTGATTTTGCTTCACGGGTTTTTGAGGACATGCCTGAAAGAGATTCTGTTTCCTTTAATGCATTGATCAATGGGTTCGCAAAAGATGGTCTAACTGAGGACGCAATAACCCTCTTCCTGCAGATGCAAAATTTAGGTTTCAAGCCTTCTGATTTCACTTTTGCTGGAGTTTTAAGTGCTGCTATTAGATTAAATGACTTGGCCTTTGGGCAACAAATTCATGGGTTTTTGGTGAAGACTGGATTCGTTGGGAATGTCTTTGTGGGGAATGCATTGCTTGATTTCTACTCCAAGTACGATTGTTTAGTGGAAGCCGGGAAGCTATTTGATGAGATGCCAGACTTGGATGGCATTTCCTACAATGTAATCATCACATGCTATGCGTGGTCTGGGCAACATGAAGAAGCTATTAGCCTTTTCCGTGAATTGCAGTTTACAGGCTTTAAACGGAGGCAATTCCCATTTGCAACCATGTTGAGTATAGCAGCAAATGTACTAGACCTGCAAATGGGGCAGCAAATCCATACCCTGGCTATTGTGACTACAGCTGATTCAGAACTTGTGGTTGGGAATTCTTTAGTTGACATGTATGCAAAATGTGGCAGATTTGAAGAAGCTGAAAAGATATTCAGGAGTCTGGCCAAGAGGAGCACAGTTCCATGGACAGCCATTATCTCGGGTTATGTTCAGAGAGGATTCCATGAGGAAGGCCTGAATCTGTTCAATGAGATGCACAAAGCTGGTGTAAGAGCAGATCAGGCCACATTTGCTAGCATCTTAAAAGCATCTGCAAATTTGGCTTCACTATCACTGGGGAAACAAATCCACTCATTTGTAATCAGATCAGGTTATATGTCAAATGTTTTTTCAGGAAGTGCACTTCTGGATATGTATGCAAAATGCGGTTCCATAAAAGATTCCATTCAACTTTTTCAGGACATGTCTGAAAGGAATATAGTCTCTTGGAATGCCTTGATCTCAGCCCATGCTCAAAATGGTGATGCTAAAACCACCCTTGACTCATTTGAAAAGATGGTTCAGTCAGGTTTCCAGCCAGATTCTGTCAGTTTCCTCAGTGTTTTATCTGCTTGCAGTCACTGTGGACTTGTTCAAGAAGGGTTGAGGTATTTCAGAACCATGACCAGAATACACAATCTTGTTCCTAAAAAAGAACACTATGCATCTATGGTTGATATGTTATGCCGGAGTGGACAGTTTAACGAGGCAGAGAAGTTGATGGATGAAATGCCATTCGATCCTGATGAGATTATGTGGTCATCAGTTCTAAATTCTTGTAGGATCCATAAGAACCAAGAATTGGCTAGGAAAGCAGCAGACCAGCTATTCAGTATGGAGGTGCTTAGAGATGCTGCTGCTTATGTCAGCATGTCTAATATCTATGCGGCCGCAGGCCAGTGGGACAATGTTGGGAAGGTAAAGAAGGCAATGAGGGAGCGTGGAATTAGAAAGGTTCCTGCTTATAGCTGGGTTGAAATAAGACACAAGCTTCATGTGTTCTCAGCAAATGACATGTTACATCCTCAAATGGAGGAAATCTGGAAAAAGATAGAGATGTTGTCAAAACAGATGGAGAAGGAAGGTTACAAGCCTGATACAAGTTGTGCCCTTCATGATGTAGATGAGAACATCAAAATTGAGTCTCTTAAGTACCATAGTGAGCGGTTAGCAATTGCATTTGCGCTGATAAGTACACCTGAAGGATCACCAATACTGGTAATAAAGAACTTACGGGCATGTACAGACTGCCATGCTGCAATCAAG AAACCAGAAGTGGAGAGACAGCCTGCGTGGTGCGCTCTGGCATTGGCAAGTCGGGACTTTGAATCTGTACATGGAAGTGGGAATAGAatgtaa